A single Anopheles funestus chromosome 2RL, idAnoFuneDA-416_04, whole genome shotgun sequence DNA region contains:
- the LOC125764058 gene encoding ran GTPase-activating protein: MASFNLTSITSALSDLDQHGVKWVGKASKWGTEAEAKDLIDAINACKDMRFLNLEGNTLGVEAAKGIGKALEKHPELKQALWKDLFTGRMKEEIPIALKALGQGMITAGAQLTVLDCSDNALGPNGMVGLVDLLKSATCYTLEELKLNNCGLGIQGGTMLAEALLEGHKASKKVGKPLALKVFIAGRNRLENSGAKALSETFATIGTLEQIETPQNGIYHVGITALSEAFKMNRNLRIINLNDNTIGPKGAAALSVALQDLPNLRELNFGDCLLKTKGGTLIGEALHEGHTELEVMDFGFNEIGPDGGFALVNAAANKNKLRSLVLNGNYFGEECCDQLRELMQDYERKGVIELEEDAGDMEEEQEEEEEEEEEDDDEEEEDVEEEGSEDEDDETAGDQDDDDDTDEGEEEDAEEALLTRLKERTTKPNGTNNDNTLDISAVSIDLDSTLPNTVDSFIRQHYPSETMFQSLPDKDKVAAFRDYLNAIPKDDYLVHTAFTIIKCSELCESQPDALDVALALYKDAFEFAKTNKRLRSLRDFILIQHGLLKPEDRSYQLKYNVQACQRALRAAIQQKLIPKEETEVFETFLNRVG; this comes from the exons ATGGCATCCTTTAATTTAACTTCCATAACCAGTGCACTGTCCGATCTCGACCAACACGGTGTTAAGTGGGTTGGCAAAGCATCCAAATGGGGAACGGAAGCGGAAG CCAAAGATTTGATAGATGCGATAAATGCTTGCAAGGATATGCGTTTTCTGAACCTGGAAGGAAACACACTCGGTGTGGAGGCGGCGAAAGGAATTGGCAAAGCACTGGAAAAGCATCCTGAACTGAAGCAAGCACTTTGGAAGGATCTGTTTACCGGGCGCATGAAGGAAGAAATTCCGATTGCACTGAAGGCACTTGGGCAGGGTATGATAACGGCCGGTGCACAGCTTACCGTGCTCGATTGCTCCGATAATGCGCTCGGTCCAAACGGAATGGTTGGACTGGTGGATCTGCTAAAGAGTGCCACTTGCTATACGCTCGAG GAATTAAAGCTGAACAACTGCGGATTGGGCATCCAAGGTGGAACAATGCTCGCTGAAGCGCTGCTCGAAGGGCACAAAGCCAGCAAAAAGGTGGGCAAACCTCTTGCACTGAAAGTGTTCATAGCGGGGCGCAACCGGTTGGAAAACTCGGGCGCTAAAGCACTGTCGGAAACGTTCGCTACCATCGGTACGCTAGAGCAAATCGAAACACCACAGAACGGTATCTATCATGTGGGCATCACAGCACTTTCCGAAGCGTTCAAGATGAACAGGAATCTGCGGATCATCAACCTAAACGATAATACGATCGGGCCAAAGGGTGCTGCGGCATTATCGGTCGCACTGCAGGATCTGCCAAATTTGCGGGAACTTAACTTTGGCGATTGTTTGCTGAAAACTAAAGGCGGAACCCTGATTGGGGAGGCACTGCACGAAGGACACACTGAGCTTGAAGTGATGGATTTTGGATTCAACGAAATCGGACCGGATGGTGGCTTTGCGCTAGTGAACGCTGCCGCAAACAAGAATAAACTTCGCTCGCTCGTACTGAATGGTAATTACTTTGGAGAGGAATGCTGTGACCAGCTGCGGGAACTGATGCAGGACTATGAGCGTAAAGGTGTGATAGAGCTGGAAGAGGACGCGGGTGACATGGAGGAAGagcaggaggaggaggaggaggaagaggaggaagatgatgatgaggaggaagaggatgtGGAAGAGGAAGGAAGCGAGGATGAGGACGATGAGACGGCCGGTGATcaggacgatgatgacgacacGGACGAGGGCGAGGAGGAAGATGCGGAAGAAGCACTTCTAACCCGATTGAAGGAACGTACTACAAAGCCGAACGGCACTAATAATGATAACACGCTCGATATATCTGCCGTGTCGATCGATCTGGACTCAACGCTACCGAACACAGTCGATTCCTTCATCCGGCAACACTATCCCTCGGAAACGATGTTCCAATCACTACCGGATAAGGATAAAGTGGCCGCTTTCCGCGATTACCTAAATGCGATTCCGAAAGATGACTATCTGGTGCACACAGCGTTCACCATCATCAAGTGCTCGGAACTGTGCGAAAGCCAACCGGACGCGCTCGATGTAGCGCTAGCCCTGTACAAGGATGCGTTCGAGTTTGCGAAGACTAACAAACGGTTGAGAAGCCTGCGTGACTTTATCCTGATTCAGCACGGATTGCTCAAACCGGAAGATCGAAGCTACCAGCTGAAATACAATGTCCAAGCGTGCCAGCGTGCGCTACGTGCAGCTATCCAGCAGAAGTTGATACCGAAAGAGGAGACCGAAGTATTCGAGACGTTTCTCAATCGCGTAGGATAA
- the LOC125764066 gene encoding uncharacterized protein LOC125764066 isoform X1: protein MASLHPFMIRMNNVDRSTPFSSRMRRRRLCSTNSSISNHFADPNNNELLLPIVNPSRNRYRLSAYIYKPILPVIDEPTDTAEQSPQLAVHLFEGCAVMLRNELTIPVSTERFLASGRLTCQDNVVTSMAYYVPRMVPVAIVSTSYPCYNAELQTETIIYCTKIEFRRRYTSVATLTVDNDRYKEDRDQQPSFVSYACWNVSEYVEE, encoded by the exons ATGGCATCGTTGCATCCTTTTATGATTCGGATGAATAACGTTGATCGATCAACACCTTTTAGCAGCCGGATGCGCAGAAGACGCCTCTGTTCGACTAATTCGAGCATCTCGAACCACTTTGCAGATCCGAACAATAATGAACTGCTTCTACCGATCGTTAACCCATCGCGAAACCGATACAGGCTGTCGGCCTATATTTACAAACCAATACTACCGGTTATCGACGAACCTACGGACACTGCTGAACAATCACCACAGCTGGCTGTACATCTGTTCGAAGGATGCGCTGTAATGTT ACGGAACGAGCTAACCATACCGGTGTCAACGGAACGATTTCTTGCATCCGGGCGGCTCACCTGTCAAGATAATGTCGTTACATCGATGGCGTATTACGTTCCGCGGATGGTTCCCGTTGCGATCGTTTCCACCTCATATCCTTGCTACAACGCAGAGTTGCAAACGGAAACGATTATCTACTGCACAAAGATTGAATTCCGCCGCAGATATACATCAGTAGCGACTCTAACGGTCGATAACGATCGATACAAGGAAGATCGTGATCAGCAGCCATCTTTCGTGTCATACGCCTGCTGGAATGTTTCGGAATATGTAgaagaatga
- the LOC125764066 gene encoding uncharacterized protein LOC125764066 isoform X2, producing the protein MRRRRLCSTNSSISNHFADPNNNELLLPIVNPSRNRYRLSAYIYKPILPVIDEPTDTAEQSPQLAVHLFEGCAVMLRNELTIPVSTERFLASGRLTCQDNVVTSMAYYVPRMVPVAIVSTSYPCYNAELQTETIIYCTKIEFRRRYTSVATLTVDNDRYKEDRDQQPSFVSYACWNVSEYVEE; encoded by the exons ATGCGCAGAAGACGCCTCTGTTCGACTAATTCGAGCATCTCGAACCACTTTGCAGATCCGAACAATAATGAACTGCTTCTACCGATCGTTAACCCATCGCGAAACCGATACAGGCTGTCGGCCTATATTTACAAACCAATACTACCGGTTATCGACGAACCTACGGACACTGCTGAACAATCACCACAGCTGGCTGTACATCTGTTCGAAGGATGCGCTGTAATGTT ACGGAACGAGCTAACCATACCGGTGTCAACGGAACGATTTCTTGCATCCGGGCGGCTCACCTGTCAAGATAATGTCGTTACATCGATGGCGTATTACGTTCCGCGGATGGTTCCCGTTGCGATCGTTTCCACCTCATATCCTTGCTACAACGCAGAGTTGCAAACGGAAACGATTATCTACTGCACAAAGATTGAATTCCGCCGCAGATATACATCAGTAGCGACTCTAACGGTCGATAACGATCGATACAAGGAAGATCGTGATCAGCAGCCATCTTTCGTGTCATACGCCTGCTGGAATGTTTCGGAATATGTAgaagaatga
- the LOC125764056 gene encoding uncharacterized protein LOC125764056 has translation MSSHDKRYDKSAPWKSQSGSGRDSPERYRKRNSDSPTRHYNSYKNRRYYDNRSWNYSPYAKRYSSDHSRYSRYERKPETSDDKKQHEGEKSEVPTTERGTRNFTNKSTWSSTSSSHIMPNTEKPPWLIEQQPLETNSALVGTEISAQNKFNFIFQHINAVYSQNDETQANRPMSFIDRIIADEAMRMLSAASSSEATSLNEPCETADVASNNAPVSDETEPSKQEEGKAVFDSKINDKVGTFSATNSAMLQKSAEQVTKKLINQLSTMSKYDLKHMIDNPAGKYQTALNRHAQSKLRAEVRKQLKSFGLGKLGSSCVTGDGTVESDEAIDADKIPTALLAKIGQVLDLEFFDLPPTESSEAIEQLPDVVKSSQSNSIAPESNGTQEPQALLCSTSTSINIESADHVVADQTLNVAKVSRSPRPAKNTTAPNCFPKTPAGGQKIIIRKANKATILNKKAVREAVVSTLQPAAIKPFIKKNFTVQNSKQLSEGNSKNIASSSTKSSTTKSLVITPVESLKYVSQNNGHAMSKDTITDVQMNSLDNVNPTPGDRNSGVKNGSLLRVSTVEELNRRLDERPGKNPVEIDQEFDQRNVIPERGLTRANISNASDQSASMDANLDSIASSTDEIRNLNGTNHPSVEMLTQAAECTAENRANAGHLQITHNHNNNANRSQSPALSIVQHQKQLNCQNVPPRMNQTEPVNNTNADISKKIKAVLLEYMANKNQAQTSIDQAVEIENTAQAQNTTPKVNEDEPMAPVTQGVLPDLSFPVLSSSFKKRKRPKKRKFSPAKVLKMDVQTCGTAVTDNGQINIPSWTANLGEKGEKGKASLFASTNNTGNANNASAESLTSATEWSSSLQSAEVLPNEDHILNNAYDQYLGNSLADRAPETMEQPTRITIANVCSISGSEDVSTSATVVTENAANATADKNRLDLQLTQAISLAKPKDETTTSPHSVQRIPNFAPLDDCSDGNVHAWNLSTESIAESKEGIERIVLPQPVTGKSSEEYILGGDSEDNCVPNQPSLDGLSTRPGDQAQFVANHSSAPSLPTPHIATLQALCEKTEEMQSVEAQVMELHKRKTQIDAIFMQLHAERMDIDQQLERLHHMRSLQINLMRLNLLELISPNGSNESIMQVPSPVTSDSGTGSNGISVKQTIQSGQISGQTGVRQQERTIRRITPICGDAIKIFQRRRAPSERSAESNLPVVDQA, from the exons ATGAGCTCCCATGACAAGAGATACGATAAAAGTGCGCCATGGAAGTCGCAAAGTGGTAGTGGCAGAGATTCACCGGAAAGATATCGTAAACGAAATTCGGACTCGCCTACAAGACATTATAATTCATATAAAAACCGACGATATTACGACAACCGTAGCTGGAACTATTCCCCATACGCTAAACGATATTCAAGCGACCACAGTCGGTACAGCAGGTACGAAAGAAAGCCGGAAACTTCCGACGACAAAAAGCAACATGAAGGGGAAAAATCTGAAGTCCCAACAACCGAACGAGGGACAAGGAATTTCACCAATAAAAGTACATGGAGTAGTACCAGTAGCTCCCACAT CATGCCCAACACTGAAAAGCCTCCATGGCTCATTGAGCAACAACCATTGGAAACAAATTCTGCGCTAGTTGGTACCGAAATTTCCgcgcaaaacaaatttaactttatttttcagCACATAAATGCGGTTTATAGTCAG AACGATGAAACACAAGCGAACAGACCGATGTCATTCATCGATAGAATTATTGCAGATGAAGCGATGCGGATGCTATCTGCTGCTTCCTCTAGTGAGGCAACGTCACTTAATGAACCCTGCGAAACGGCAGATGTTGCTTCGAATAATGCCCCGGTCAGCGACGAAACGGAACCGTCTAAACAGGAGGAAGGAAAAGCTGTCTTTGATAGTAAAATTAACGATAAAGTTGGTACGTTTAGTGCTACCAATTCTGCAATGCTGCAAAAAAGCGCCGAACAGGTGACTAAAAAGCTGATTAATCAGCTTTCCACCATGAGCAAGTACGATTTAAAGCACATGATCGATAATCCGGCTGGTAAATACCAAACGGCATTAAACAGACACGCTCAGAGCAAACTGCGAGCCGAGGTAAGGAAGCAACTGAAAAGTTTCGGTCTGGGGAAGCTCGGAAGCTCATGTGTAACAGGCGATGGCACCGTTGAGTCAGATGAAGCAATTGATGCGGACAAAATCCCCACTGCACTGCTAGCAAAGATCGGTCAGGTGTTGGATTTGGAGTTTTTCGATTTGCCACCAACGGAATCATCTGAAGCTATTGAACAGCTACCAGATGTAGTGAAAAGCTCACAATCGAATAGTATTGCGCCCGAATCAAACGGTACGCAGGAGCCGCAAGCGTTATTGTGTAGCACTTCAACATCTATCAATATCGAGTCTGCCGATCATGTTGTGGCCGATCAAACTTTAAACGTCGCTAAAGTTTCTCGATCTCCCCGACCCGCGAAAAACACAACTGCACCCAATTGCTTCCCTAAAACACCAGCAGGTGGacagaaaattattattcGCAAAGCCAACAAAGCAACaatcttaaacaaaaaagctgtACGCGAAGCAGTGGTATCCACTTTGCAACCTGCAGCTATTAAACCAtttattaagaaaaattttactgttcaaaattcaaaacaattgtctgaaggaaatagtaaaaatattgCTTCGAGTTCAACAAAGTCTTCAACTACAAAATCTTTAGTTATAACGCCAGTTGAAAGCTTAAAATATGTCTCCCAAAATAACGGACATGCTATGAGTAAAGATACCATTACGGATGTGCAGATGAATTCACTGGACAATGTTAATCCTACACCGGGAGATAGAAATTCAGGCGTAAAGAATGGATCTCTTTTACGAGTCAGTACAGTAGAAGAGTTAAACAGACGGCTAGATGAACGTCCCGGTAAAAACCCCGTTGAAATTGACCAAGAATTTGACCAACGAAATGTGATACCGGAAAGAGGGCTAACACGTGCGAATATTTCAAATGCCAGTGATCAGTCAGCAAGCATGGATGCTAACCTGGATTCTATCGCATCTTCAACAGATGAAATACGTAATTTGAATGGTACAAATCATCCAAGCGTTGAAATGCTTACACAAGCTGCGGAATGTACAGCTGAGAATAGGGCTAATGCTGGCCATCTGCAAATTACCCACAATCACAACAATAATGCTAATCGATCCCAGAGTCCTGCCTTATCCATCGTGCAACATCAGAAGCAACTAAATTGCCAAAATGTTCCGCCGCGTATGAACCAAACCGAACCTGTAAACAACACGAATGCGGATATAAGTAAAAAGATAAAAGCGGTGTTGTTAGAATATATGGCGAACAAAAATCAAGCACAAACGAGCATAGATCAAgctgttgaaattgaaaacactGCCCAGGCGCAAAATACAACGCCAAAAGTAAATGAAGATGAACCGATGGCACCAGTTACGCAGGGTGTACTACCCGATCTTAGTTTCCCAGTACTTAGTTCTTCATTTAAGAAACGCAAGAGACcaaaaaagcgaaaatttTCTCCTGCCAAGGTTCTAAAAATGGATGTGCAAACATGCGGAACAGCTGTGACCGATAATGGTCAAATCAATATTCCATCCTGGACTGCAAATTTGGGGGAAAAAGGGGAGAAAGGTAAGGCGAGTCTTTTTGCATCCACAAATAACACCGGTAATGCAAACAATGCATCGGCTGAGTCTCTTACGAGTGCAACGGAGTGGAGTTCTTCACTTCAATCGGCAGAAGTTCTACCAAACGAAGATCATATACTGAACAATGCTTACGATCAGTATTTAGGCAATAGTCTTGCCGATCGCGCACCGGAAACCATGGAACAGCCAACCCGTATTACTATTGCAAACGTTTGTTCGATCTCGGGTTCAGAAGATGTGAGTACATCGGCAACGGTCGTAACAGAAAATGCGGCGAATGCAACCGCCGATAAGAATAGGCTCGATTTACAGTTAACACAAGCAATATCTCTTGCTAAGCCAAAAGACGAAACTACAACATCTCCACATTCAGTACAAAGGATACCAAATTTTGCGCCTTTGGACGATTGTTCCGATGGAAACGTGCACGCCTGGAATCTCTCAACCGAATCGATCGCGGAAAGTAAGGAAGGAATAGAAAGGATTGTATTGCCACAACCGGTCACTGGTAAATCGTCCGAGGAATACATCTTGGGTGGAGATTCCGAGGATAACTGTGTCCCTAACCAGCCATCGCTTGACGGTTTGTCTACTCGCCCAGGCGACCAGGCGCAATTTGTTGCTAATCATTCCTCAGCTCCTTCATTACCTACTCCACATATTGCCACATTGCAGGCTTTGTGTGAAAAAACCGAAGAAATGCAATCCGTCGAGGCACAAGTGATGGAATTGCACAAACGCAAGACACAAATAGACGCCATATTCATGCAGCTGCACGCGGAACGGATGGACATCGATCAGCAGTTGGAAAGACTGCATCATATGCGCAGTCTGCAGATAAACTTAATGCGGCTCAATTTGCTCGAACTGATATCGCCCAATGGCTCCAATGAGTCCATAATGCAAGTTCCGTCGCCCGTCACGTCTGATTCTGGCACGGGTTCGAATGGTATATCGGTGAAGCAAACGATCCAGTCTGGGCAGATTAGTGGACAGACAGGTGTACGGCAGCAGGAACGCACCATACGTCGAATCACACCGATCTGTGGtgatgcaataaaaattttccaacgcCGTCGTGCACCGTCCGAACGGTCAGCGGAATCAAATCTACCTGTCGTGGATCAAGCGTAA
- the LOC125764057 gene encoding uncharacterized protein LOC125764057, translating to MRMTGTMKPSPKKSSSSKVKQRTKSSSSNNNNSILGTNQQHSAGTLGTSTPSSNTNQTLQQPHPPQKQTIPLSDSSGNDASNMGSSKEKSSYKSYAGLSSRSVRTAWEQHDKQETEVAPDVYTKLAEDATYKLWELANNIKTYSRHSSGRVTYDLVNEVLKDSDVPPIVGANNQPWDKIEYDGAYFFNSDEVLDLREEYIKHISLEQHNVPVLTTTWMAEADIAEDLITMHNNICDSIFIGDEACFNTAIDILQYNRHTPSLMKLLLTKAIEMLGFEYTEETLRRSLEYLEALVQNSHVAHSDLTLELSLLSQLFVNLLLGPAGFVHAKLLQTNDLVQRPVATLAGTDPQQQQDQQQQQQQVLDNISPLFTNPMSLLENNLPPAEDSNNSNSNATEELLRSIENIKDGADGIDLNIKDEYEALFSMVQGLGKQEGVDESMVGSESLAEGVVDGFQVKTEFDPDAYDANASNFIVQQATGTVVGSSGHNEHSAALHDSGMLTNEMLNSLAASAAAAAATVTGTAVNNDVTMFDLKPDASKSKIDTGTPPTIIDADPEENVSLPMSESSDGGGEVNNPNSTTLESENITTLICEDYLVDSVCRVIGLCASKWGFVEQECTFLLVERLQRYFQERKTATIDYNWLSRIFRGLWAIGEFALRELLPYFYHIDSQTMPEYLIPHFSSAGIFMNGRSDIFFYEYLNDICGDSLMPFMFSYDQYIEKLYLKYHKKRLKVIAIKNCYRVVAKVVPKRLPPYIPRASAVKLTLQSSFEDYSEKRLPNLSASNQTPIPRIGFRFPGCRSIPLKTTACALKATNPTSSNSTFPGAATRADGVQQNSALLSSFNSKIVVARRRLLAPVTNEPPKRHVFSFGSCTL from the exons ATGCGGATGACTGGCACTATGAAACCAAGTCCGAAAAAATCCTCCTCTTCGAAGGTGAAACAACGAACTAAATCCTCcagcagtaacaacaacaatagcatCCTTGGTACCAATCAGCAACACTCGGCCGGTACATTGGGTACTTCCACACCATCATCGAACACCAATCAAACGCTACAGCAACCACATCCGCCACAGAAGCAAACAATACCACTGAGCGATTCCTCCGGGAATGATGCATCGAACATGGGTTCTTCCAAAGAAAAG TCTTCCTATAAATCGTACGCCGGACTTAGCTCACGATCTGTACGCACCGCTTGGGAACAGCACGATAAGCAGGAAACGGAGGTAGCTCCCGACGTGTACACCAAGCTGGCGGAGGATGCCACCTACAAACTGTGGGAATTGGCCAAC AACATAAAAACGTACAGCCGCCATTCCAGTGGCCGAGTTACATATGATCTGGTCAATGAAGTGCTGAAAGATTCCGATGTACCGCCGATCGTTGGAGCAAACAATCAACCCTGGGACAAGATTGAATACGATGGAGCATACTTTTTCAATTCG GATGAAGTGCTGGATTTGCGTGAAGAATACATTAAACACATATCGTTGGAGCAACATAATGTGCCGGTACTTACCACCACCTGGATGGCCGAGGCAGACATTGCAGAAGATCTGATAACGATGCACAACAATATATGCGATT CTATTTTCATTGGAGATGAAGCGTGTTTCAATACGGCGATCGACATACTGCAGTACAACCGGCATACGCCTTCTTTGATGAAGCTGTTGCTAACGAAAGCGATCGAAATGCTAGGTTTCGAGTATACTGAGGAAACGTTGCGTCGATCATTGGAGTATTTGGAGGCGTTGGTACAGAATTCTCACGTTGCTCATTCAGACCTGACGTTGGAGCTAAGCCTGCTTAGCCAGCTGTTTGTAAACCTGCTACTCGGTCCCGCCGGTTTCGTTCATGCAAAATTACTGCAGACGAACGATCTTGTCCAGAGACCGGTGGCAACACTCGCTGGTACTGatccgcaacagcagcaggatcagcagcaacaacagcaacaggtgTTGGATAATATTTCACCACTTTTCACCAATCCGATGTCgttgttggaaaataatttaccCCCAGCGGAAGATTCAAACAATTCCAACTCGAACGCCACCGAGGAACTGTTGCGTAGtattgaaaacataaaggaCGGAGCGGATGGGATTGATCTCAACATCAAGGACGAATACGAAGCTCTCTTCTCGATGGTGCAAGGGTTGGGCAAGCAGGAAGGTGTAGATGAGAGTATGGTCGGATCAGAATCGCTTGCCGAGGGTGTGGTAGATGGGTTTCAGGTGAAAACCGAATTCGACCCCGATGCGTATGATGCAAATGCGTCGAACTTTATTGTACAACAAGCGACAGGTACGGTAGTGGGATCGAGTGGTCACAACGAACATTCTGCCGCCCTTCACGATTCCGGTATGTTGACGAATGAAATGTTAAACTCTCTTGCGGCTAGTGCTGCCGCTGCAGCAGCCACCGTCACAGGGACAGCAGTAAACAATGATGTGACCATGTTTGATCTCAAGCCGGATGCAAGCAAGAGCAAGATTGATACCGGCACACCGCCTACGATCATTGACGCAGATCCggaagaaaacgttagtttacCGATGTCGGAAAGTAGCGACGGTGGGGGCGAAGTGAACAATCCCAACTCGACCACGCTAGAAAGCGAAAACATTACAACGTTGATATGTGAGGACTATTTGGTGGATAGTGTCTGCAGGGTGATCGGGTTGTGTGCAAGCAAGTGGGGTTTTGTCGAGCAAGAGTGCACCTTTCTGCTGGTGGAGCGTTTGCAACGATACTTccaggaaaggaaaacggCCACAATCGACTACAATTGGTTGTCGCGAATTTTTCGAGGACTTTGGGCGATTGGGGAATTTGCACTGCGGGAACTGTTGCCCTACTTTTATCACATCGACAGCCAAACGATGCCGGAGTATTTGATACCACATTTTAGT AGCGCAGGAATTTTCATGAACGGCCGTTCCGATATCTTCTTCTACGAATATTTGAACGACATTTGTGGCGATAGCTTGATGCCGTTTATGTTTTCATACGATC AATACATCGAAAAGCTGTACTTGAAGTATCACAAGAAAAGGTTGAAAGTTATAGCTATCAAAAATTGCTACAGAGTGGTAGCCAAGGTAGTTCCTAAGCGGCTTCCACCATACATCCCTCGAGCGTCCGCGGTAAAACTCACGCTTCAGTCATCTTTTGAGGATTACAGTGAAAAACGTTTGCCCAACCTATCTGCTTCAAATCAAACTCCAATACCCCGTATTGGGTTTAGATTTCCGGGTTGTCGGTCGATTCCGTTAAAAACGACCGCATGTGCTctaaaagcaacaaatcctaccagcagcaacagtacgTTTCCGGGTGCCGCAACGCGTGCCGATGGAGTACAGCAAAATAGTGCTCTTTTGAGTTCGTTCAACTCCAAAATAGTCGTAGCCAGACGACGGTTACTAGCGCCAGTTACAAACGAACCACCGAAGCGACATGTTTTTAGCTTTGGATCATGCACGTTGTAA
- the LOC125764059 gene encoding serine--tRNA ligase, cytoplasmic, translating to MVLDLDLFRSDKGHDPEKIKENQTKRFKDVALVETVIEQDKEWRRCRFNMDNYNKLKNLCSKEIGDKMKKKEPQGDENEPVPKEVEDQLREMQLNSLKELTVNQIKKVRTLIDQAVVENEQQMKEVEANRNAALREVGNHLHDSVPVSNDEDENRVERTFGNCETRLKYSHVDLIVMIDGMNGDKGAVVSGGRGYFLTGAAVFLEQALIQHALHSLYAKGYTPLYTPFFMRKEVMQEVAQLSQFDEELYKVVGKGSERAEDGTVADEKYLIATSEQPIAAYHRDEWVPEASLPIKYAGLSTCFRQEVGSHGRDTRGIFRVHQFEKVEQFVLTSPHDNKSWEMMDEMIGNAEAFCQSLGIPYRVVNIVSGALNHAAAKKLDLEAWFAGSGAFRELVSCSNCLDYQARRLLVRYGQTKKMNAAVDYVHMLNATMCATTRVICAILETHQTETGVKVPEVLQKYMPEKYREEIPFVKPAPIDVEQAAAEAKKGGKKGGEKKSGTAA from the exons ATGGTGCTAGATTTGGATCTATTCCGTAGCGACAAGGGTCACGATCCGGAGAAGATCAAGGAGAACCAAACGAAGCGATTCAAGGATGTGGCACTGGTCGAGACAGTCATCGAGCAGGATAAGGAGTGGCGCCGGTGTCGCTTCAACATGGACAATTACAACAAACTGAAGAATCTCTGCAGCAAGGAAATTGGCGACaagatgaaaaagaaagaaccgcAAGGTGACGAGAACGAACCGGTCCCGAAAGAGGTGGAGGATCAGCTGCGCGAGATGCAGTTGAACTCGCTGAAAGAGCTGACCGTGAACCAGATCAAGAAGGTCCGCACGCTGATCGATCAGGCAGTAGTGGAGAACGAGCAGCAAATGAAGGAGGTGGAGGCGAATCGTAATGCCGCATTGCGCGAGGTGGGCAACCATCTGCACGACAGTGTGCCCGTCAGCAACGACGAGGATGAGAACCGGGTGGAGCGCACGTTCGGGAACTGTGAGACGCGGCTAAAGTACTCGCATGTCGATCTGATCGTAATGATCGACGGTATGAACGGGGACAAGGGTGCCGTAGTGTCCGGTGGACGTGGATACTTTCTTACCGGGGCGGCCGTATTTCTGGAGCAGGCTCTGATCCAGCACGCACTGCACAGTCTCTACGCCAAGGGATACACACCGCTGTACACACCGTTCTTTATGCGCAAGGAAGTGATGCAGGAGGTGGCCCAGCTGTCACAGTTCGACGAGGAACTGTACAAGGTGGTCGGTAAGGGTAGCGAACGTGCCGAAGATGGCACAGTGGCGGACGAAAAGTATCTGATCGCGACCTCGGAACAACCAATTGCCGCCTACCATCGGGATGAATGGGTACCGGAAGCTTCACTGCCGATAAAGTACGCCGGGCTTTCCACCTGCTTCCGGCAGGAAGTTGGTTCGCACGGACGTGACACCAGGGGCATCTTCCGGGTGCACCAGTTCGAGAAGGTGGAACAGTTCGTGCTGACCTCGCCGCACGACAACAAATCGTGGGAGATGATGGACGAAATGATTGGCAATGCGGAAGCGTTCTGTCAGTCGCTTGGCATTCCGTACCGTGTGGTCAACATCGTGTCCGGTGCGCTTAATCATGCCGCAGCGAAAAAGCTCGATCTGGAAGCGTGGTTCGCGGGTTCGGGCGCATTCAGAGAGTTGGTATCGTGCAGCAACTGTTTGGACTATCAGGCCCGTCGGCTACTCGTACGCTACGGTCAAACGAAGAAGATGAATGCCGCCGTTGACTATGTGCACATGCTGAACGCGACCATGTGCGCAACAACGCGCGTCATCTGCGCCATCCTCGAAACGCATCAAACGGAAACGGGTGTAAAG GTCCCGGAAGTGCTTCAAAAGTACATGCCAGAGAAGTATCGCGAGGAAATTCCGTTCGTCAAGCCAGCTCCGATCGACGTAGAACAGGCGGCTGCTGAAGCGAAAAAGGGTGGCAAGAAGGGTGGCGAGAAGAAATCCGGAACGGCAGCATAA